From Psychroflexus torquis ATCC 700755, the proteins below share one genomic window:
- a CDS encoding DUF4116 domain-containing protein — protein sequence MKYAIYKAYYEPSNIDLYLLWNIETQLPASLPMDLYTLSSYIQLIEIGQDLLIDNWENLKAYNSSIPNYKPRFTSREKSYLHKLALRSNVITWAVHNRAKIKDLEEYLDIAKFHWNFRSSIPNLNLSLFHHLHYFKSLDYTYHTLLKYEDEVNEYSPDLDLRTFMDGILARPYLADGIVDFFIDIHKKFNFPMEAIPHLIIGEKKFLNSVEHIPYTLSPDIYNNRSWSSPANIYEVEVFPLSKKDKLSILNDIQHLEDEELSSFYKQRVKSFFLLPQVDFDEKSIDKLFESLNIPCKYYVNLKHEKLGILLPPLYESVVDVNKELVVFKRFGANIFDLYSKTGLFLETVSQRLFIYESGLYVIEGETQAVLKHFDTEDFSKRTVFEDLEIKTYDIKGYDGFFIMDDIAYRFKTYEQHFPNDCLKIKVASEGLFAICTNGYWRYWNWSMDILRFSSFGYAGPFIDGFAKVLKLKPEYDAYETSFFVNENLISMPMHVPIYKRHKHMDKYEPRDSFPYYSREHLVPFQLMEEDTPSVDYAKEYNFFGFMEEDAPGYGTWSIIDRDGDIVFEAEEGSTIELLENGFLRIETDNGICMTYDINRQYTLSTETLYKSKPRKKDIHPVQKTLKEKFQGVSEDDFKEVIYTGYDDEYLPPEHPVHLLKDTVGDLEDKVEFDVQKNDDEVYMKEMIVKDWNYFKESSARLKDSFEFMLFSTQYASSNLVYKESSKRLQVNTVFIKYLISLDVDFFKCLPKTLRENSEIFEFAFSKHISVIFYIKPSYPNYMDLVFESVKKEAKVFEYLPLKLKTDQDIILKLIDINPSIINYFKTYHFTMMKILEKIIKIDPSLDKYGLFGSKILL from the coding sequence ATGAAATACGCTATTTATAAAGCCTATTATGAACCTTCAAATATTGACTTATATCTTTTATGGAATATCGAGACACAGCTACCAGCATCTCTTCCAATGGATCTATATACTTTATCTAGTTACATCCAGCTTATAGAAATTGGTCAGGACTTATTGATCGATAATTGGGAGAATCTTAAAGCTTATAACAGTTCGATTCCCAATTACAAGCCCAGATTTACAAGTAGGGAAAAGAGTTATTTGCACAAACTAGCACTAAGGTCTAATGTGATCACTTGGGCTGTTCATAATCGAGCAAAAATTAAAGATTTAGAAGAGTATCTCGACATAGCTAAGTTTCACTGGAATTTCAGAAGTAGTATTCCAAATTTAAATTTGTCTTTGTTTCATCATCTTCATTATTTTAAATCATTGGATTACACCTACCACACCTTGCTTAAATACGAGGATGAAGTAAATGAATATAGTCCAGATTTGGACTTGAGAACCTTTATGGATGGCATATTGGCGAGGCCTTATTTAGCAGACGGGATAGTGGACTTTTTTATAGATATTCATAAAAAGTTCAATTTTCCTATGGAAGCTATCCCTCATCTTATTATTGGTGAAAAGAAGTTTTTAAATTCCGTAGAACATATTCCCTATACACTAAGTCCTGACATATACAACAATAGATCTTGGTCAAGTCCAGCCAACATTTATGAAGTAGAAGTATTTCCCTTATCTAAGAAAGACAAGCTCTCTATATTAAATGATATTCAACATTTGGAAGATGAAGAACTCTCTAGTTTCTATAAACAAAGGGTCAAGTCCTTTTTTTTATTACCACAAGTAGATTTTGATGAAAAATCGATTGATAAGCTATTTGAAAGTTTAAACATACCCTGTAAGTATTATGTAAATCTAAAGCATGAAAAATTAGGAATTCTTCTGCCTCCCCTTTACGAAAGTGTTGTAGATGTTAATAAGGAGCTAGTTGTCTTTAAACGGTTTGGTGCGAATATTTTTGATCTTTATAGTAAGACAGGACTATTTTTAGAGACCGTTAGTCAAAGACTATTTATCTATGAAAGTGGATTATATGTTATTGAAGGAGAAACTCAAGCTGTATTAAAACATTTTGATACAGAAGATTTTTCAAAGAGAACTGTTTTTGAAGACTTAGAAATCAAAACTTACGATATAAAAGGATATGATGGGTTCTTTATAATGGATGACATTGCTTATCGTTTTAAAACCTATGAGCAACATTTTCCAAATGATTGCTTAAAAATTAAAGTGGCTTCAGAAGGTTTATTTGCAATTTGTACAAATGGATATTGGAGATATTGGAATTGGAGCATGGATATCCTCAGGTTTTCTTCGTTTGGATATGCTGGTCCATTTATAGATGGCTTTGCAAAAGTCTTAAAGCTTAAACCAGAATATGACGCTTATGAAACCTCTTTTTTTGTAAATGAGAATTTGATTTCCATGCCAATGCATGTTCCGATTTATAAGAGGCATAAACACATGGATAAATATGAGCCTCGAGACTCTTTTCCTTACTATTCAAGAGAACACCTTGTCCCCTTTCAACTTATGGAAGAAGATACACCTTCAGTGGATTATGCAAAAGAATATAATTTCTTTGGTTTTATGGAAGAAGATGCCCCAGGTTATGGCACTTGGTCTATTATTGACCGGGATGGGGATATAGTATTTGAAGCGGAAGAGGGTTCAACGATTGAATTATTGGAAAATGGATTTTTAAGAATAGAAACAGATAATGGAATATGTATGACTTATGATATAAATCGTCAATACACTTTATCCACCGAAACTCTATATAAATCAAAACCTAGAAAAAAGGACATTCACCCAGTTCAAAAGACCTTAAAAGAAAAATTTCAGGGGGTAAGCGAAGATGATTTCAAAGAGGTTATCTATACTGGTTATGATGATGAATATTTACCTCCAGAACATCCAGTACATCTTCTGAAGGATACTGTTGGGGATCTAGAAGATAAGGTGGAGTTTGATGTTCAAAAAAATGATGATGAGGTCTATATGAAGGAAATGATTGTCAAAGACTGGAATTACTTCAAAGAGTCTTCCGCTAGATTGAAGGATAGTTTTGAATTTATGCTTTTTTCGACTCAATATGCAAGTTCCAATCTTGTGTATAAAGAGAGTTCAAAACGATTACAAGTGAATACTGTATTTATTAAATATTTAATTTCACTAGATGTCGATTTTTTTAAATGCTTACCCAAAACCTTAAGAGAGAACTCAGAAATCTTTGAATTCGCCTTTTCAAAACATATATCTGTTATTTTTTACATAAAACCCTCTTATCCAAATTACATGGATTTAGTTTTTGAATCTGTAAAAAAAGAGGCTAAGGTTTTTGAATATTTGCCTTTGAAATTGAAAACTGATCAAGATATTATTCTAAAGCTCATAGATATTAACCCGTCTATTATTAATTATTTTAAGACGTACCACTTTACCATGATGAAAATTTTAGAAAAAATAATTAAAATCGATCCTTCACTAGATAAGTATGGGTTGTTTGGGAGTAAGATTTTATTGTAA
- a CDS encoding helix-turn-helix transcriptional regulator — protein sequence MSKKESISRYSIIINTLRKRSSTFKEIQEKLALESELQDYDFNISKRTFQRDVKDINSIYSIAIEYDFSLKTYFIDFEDQQDIKGRVLEAFDIFNALNISDRLSNHIHFEQRKPQGTDHLFGLLHAIKNNLQLKFTYYKFWKDDLTERSLDPYALKEFKNRWYVVGNDPKNGVIKSFALDRLSDLVITNKKFHKPNAFQVNQYYKNSFGIISPNEDTPEDIVLSFTPFQGKYIKTLPLHHTQHILRDTEEELRISLKLYITHDFFMEILSLGDKVKVIQPEKLKKQLMSTVNELQKLYK from the coding sequence ATGTCAAAAAAAGAATCCATAAGTCGGTATAGCATTATCATTAATACGTTGAGAAAACGATCGTCTACCTTTAAGGAAATTCAAGAGAAATTGGCCTTGGAATCAGAATTGCAAGACTATGATTTCAATATCTCTAAACGCACTTTTCAACGAGACGTAAAAGACATCAACTCTATTTATAGCATCGCTATTGAATATGATTTTTCTCTTAAAACGTACTTTATAGATTTTGAAGACCAGCAGGATATAAAAGGGAGGGTGCTGGAGGCTTTCGATATATTCAACGCCCTTAATATCTCGGACCGTCTGTCCAACCATATTCATTTTGAACAGCGAAAGCCACAAGGCACAGATCATCTTTTTGGTTTGCTTCATGCCATTAAAAATAACCTGCAACTCAAATTTACTTACTATAAATTTTGGAAAGATGATTTAACAGAAAGGAGCCTTGACCCTTACGCTCTCAAAGAGTTTAAAAACAGATGGTATGTGGTGGGCAACGACCCGAAAAATGGAGTTATAAAAAGTTTTGCTCTCGATCGGTTATCAGATTTGGTCATTACCAATAAGAAATTTCATAAGCCCAACGCCTTTCAGGTGAACCAGTATTATAAAAATAGCTTTGGGATTATCAGCCCAAATGAGGATACACCAGAAGACATTGTCTTGTCCTTTACTCCCTTTCAAGGTAAGTACATCAAGACTTTACCGCTTCATCACACTCAGCATATTTTAAGGGATACCGAGGAGGAGTTAAGGATAAGTCTCAAACTCTATATCACTCACGATTTCTTTATGGAGATTTTGTCTTTGGGTGATAAAGTAAAGGTGATACAACCCGAAAAACTTAAAAAGCAATTAATGTCTACAGTAAATGAACTCCAAAAGCTTTATAAGTAG
- a CDS encoding ATP-binding protein — MKQTPKFKLLESIGQLYEKSKKCQLKEEFFIEKGTELSTLSDYFGTSKSQTLFIAIVFALNYKGDSVDLNDLIEHFDCNPMKILEFNKDFGDLHTKGIFNKKKSRHRVRVAGANDQYTVNESVCEAILNNAAMPEIQDEIADIFELLEEVYQLGQKRDDKEIGTWQLYTQTKQLLEKHNEFVLLQKIKHFELSIDDKLLYLYLIWKTVTGKEAYDVSRALEGFMDRATKRVNYMQDLLVGKNELLQHQLIELVPSDFLNDTRIKLTSVSNDLLKESGIAIFNKEKRKENIIFPKDIIARKLVFSPSEMKQLYVLKEVLQPIQFQQTQKRLQEKSLPKGIAALLHGAPGTGKTEVVKQIAKETNRELMKVDISQSKSMWFGESEKVVKKIFTDYKSLMEGSEETPILFLNEADAIISKRGAIGKSNTRQTENTIQNIILEELENFEGILIATTNLADNLDSAFERRFLFKILFNLPSNSIRAKIWKTKLPSLSIEDCEFLAGKFNFSGGQIDNIIRKSEINEIVHGEAVSLENLLVFCSEETLVSQRASIGFSKL; from the coding sequence ATGAAGCAAACCCCAAAATTTAAACTACTAGAAAGCATCGGGCAGCTATACGAAAAGTCCAAAAAATGCCAACTAAAGGAGGAGTTTTTTATAGAGAAAGGCACTGAGTTAAGCACTCTTTCCGACTACTTTGGCACATCCAAAAGTCAAACTCTATTTATCGCTATTGTCTTCGCCCTCAACTACAAAGGAGATTCTGTAGACTTAAACGACCTCATTGAGCACTTCGATTGTAACCCAATGAAAATTCTGGAGTTCAATAAAGATTTTGGCGATTTACACACCAAAGGTATTTTCAATAAAAAGAAGTCGAGGCATAGAGTACGTGTCGCTGGTGCCAACGACCAATACACTGTAAATGAAAGTGTGTGTGAAGCCATCTTAAACAACGCGGCAATGCCAGAAATTCAAGATGAGATTGCAGATATTTTTGAATTGCTGGAAGAGGTATACCAATTAGGGCAAAAACGCGATGATAAAGAAATAGGCACCTGGCAGCTTTACACGCAGACAAAACAATTGCTAGAAAAACACAATGAGTTTGTACTCCTCCAAAAGATTAAGCACTTTGAACTTTCTATAGACGATAAACTCCTGTATCTCTATTTAATTTGGAAAACAGTTACAGGTAAAGAAGCCTACGACGTCTCCAGAGCCTTGGAAGGGTTTATGGATAGAGCCACCAAGCGGGTGAATTATATGCAGGATTTGCTGGTTGGTAAAAACGAGCTCCTTCAACATCAACTTATAGAATTGGTTCCTTCAGATTTTTTAAATGACACCAGAATAAAACTCACCAGTGTTTCTAATGATCTATTGAAGGAAAGTGGTATTGCTATTTTCAATAAAGAAAAGCGCAAAGAGAACATCATATTTCCTAAGGATATTATAGCTCGAAAATTGGTGTTTAGCCCTTCAGAAATGAAGCAGCTCTATGTATTAAAAGAGGTGCTTCAACCTATTCAATTTCAACAAACCCAAAAGCGCTTACAGGAAAAAAGCTTGCCTAAAGGTATAGCTGCTTTGTTACATGGAGCACCTGGGACTGGTAAAACAGAAGTAGTAAAACAAATTGCCAAGGAGACCAACAGAGAGCTTATGAAAGTGGATATAAGCCAATCCAAATCCATGTGGTTTGGGGAAAGTGAGAAAGTGGTAAAAAAGATATTTACAGATTATAAAAGCCTTATGGAGGGTAGCGAAGAAACCCCCATTTTGTTTTTGAATGAGGCAGATGCCATTATTTCCAAACGTGGAGCTATTGGCAAATCGAATACTCGACAAACGGAAAATACTATTCAAAACATTATTTTAGAAGAGCTCGAAAATTTTGAAGGAATTTTAATTGCCACCACCAATCTTGCTGATAATCTGGATTCAGCTTTTGAGAGACGCTTCTTGTTTAAGATCCTTTTTAACCTCCCCTCCAATTCTATAAGAGCTAAAATATGGAAAACAAAATTGCCTTCTCTTTCCATAGAGGACTGTGAGTTCTTAGCAGGAAAGTTTAATTTTTCTGGCGGGCAGATAGACAATATTATTCGCAAAAGTGAAATTAATGAGATCGTACATGGGGAGGCCGTCTCTCTAGAAAATTTACTAGTCTTCTGTTCAGAAGAAACCCTTGTGAGTCAAAGAGCAAGTATTGGTTTCAGTAAACTATAA
- a CDS encoding type II toxin-antitoxin system HipA family toxin, translating to MVTTAFVKIWGELVGAIAWDQDQQLGIFEYDEKFISKGWELAPLKMPLNSGQTIFSFPGLRPQRNSEFNTFKGLPGVLADVLPDKYGNQLIEIWLAQQGRPASSMNPVEMLCFIGTRGMGALEFEPMQLKASKKTFKVEIQSLVDIAQKMISKREDFNTNVQENEEQAIKEIITIGTSAGGARPKAVIAYNEKTGEVRSGQTNAPKGFEHWLIKLDGVSDVQVGESKGYGRIEMAYYQMAIACGIEMMESRLFEENGRAHYMTKRFDREGSATKNHIQTWCAMNHFDFNEVTSFSYEQLFQTLRELKLSYQDAIQMFRRMVFNVIARNCDDHTKNFSFLLKKDKQWELAPAYDICHAYRPDSIWVSQHALSINGKRKGILKQDLLTVAEAMNIKKAEAIIYEINRTVNSWEVFAKEQKVPENKIKQIGETLLNLVLPRML from the coding sequence ATGGTTACTACTGCATTTGTTAAAATATGGGGAGAACTGGTTGGCGCCATCGCATGGGACCAAGACCAACAATTAGGGATCTTTGAATATGATGAAAAATTCATTTCTAAGGGATGGGAACTGGCACCACTTAAGATGCCTTTAAACTCTGGTCAAACCATTTTTTCCTTTCCTGGATTAAGACCACAGCGCAACAGTGAATTCAATACATTTAAAGGTTTGCCTGGGGTATTGGCAGATGTTTTACCAGATAAGTATGGAAACCAACTCATCGAAATATGGCTGGCACAACAAGGACGTCCAGCAAGCAGTATGAATCCTGTTGAAATGTTATGCTTCATTGGAACAAGAGGAATGGGTGCGTTAGAATTTGAACCTATGCAGTTAAAAGCTTCTAAAAAAACATTTAAAGTTGAGATTCAAAGTTTAGTAGACATCGCTCAAAAAATGATTTCTAAAAGAGAAGATTTCAACACAAATGTCCAAGAGAATGAAGAGCAAGCAATTAAAGAAATTATTACCATTGGTACGTCTGCAGGTGGAGCAAGACCGAAAGCTGTAATTGCCTATAATGAAAAAACTGGAGAAGTAAGGTCAGGACAAACCAACGCCCCAAAAGGTTTTGAGCATTGGTTAATAAAACTAGATGGTGTTAGCGATGTTCAAGTTGGTGAGTCAAAGGGCTATGGCCGGATAGAAATGGCTTATTACCAAATGGCTATAGCATGTGGTATTGAAATGATGGAATCTAGATTGTTTGAAGAGAATGGAAGAGCACACTATATGACAAAACGATTTGATAGAGAAGGAAGCGCCACTAAGAACCATATACAAACCTGGTGTGCAATGAATCATTTCGATTTTAACGAGGTCACTAGTTTTAGTTATGAGCAGCTTTTTCAAACCCTGCGCGAATTAAAATTATCGTATCAGGATGCTATACAAATGTTTAGAAGAATGGTGTTTAATGTAATAGCTAGAAATTGTGATGACCACACAAAGAACTTTTCTTTTCTACTAAAAAAAGACAAACAATGGGAGTTAGCGCCTGCATACGATATTTGTCATGCATATAGACCAGATAGTATTTGGGTTAGCCAACATGCATTAAGCATTAATGGAAAACGAAAAGGAATTTTAAAACAAGATTTACTCACTGTGGCAGAGGCTATGAATATAAAAAAGGCAGAAGCTATTATTTATGAAATCAATAGGACGGTTAACTCTTGGGAAGTCTTTGCCAAGGAACAAAAGGTACCTGAAAATAAGATAAAGCAAATAGGAGAGACCTTACTAAATTTGGTTCTACCACGAATGTTGTAA
- a CDS encoding helix-turn-helix domain-containing protein — MSDQALNTTIGAFVKQHRLNQNKSQEDVAEAANISRSTLSLLERGKTVNLTTFLRALRVLDLLYIMDTFQTRTQISPIKLAKLESEKRQRAGHKKDINDTKSDW, encoded by the coding sequence ATGAGTGATCAAGCACTAAACACCACAATAGGTGCCTTTGTAAAACAACATCGTTTAAATCAAAATAAATCACAAGAAGATGTTGCTGAGGCAGCTAATATTAGTCGCTCTACTTTAAGCTTACTTGAACGTGGAAAAACAGTTAATTTAACTACTTTTTTACGAGCATTACGAGTGTTAGATTTACTTTATATAATGGATACCTTTCAAACAAGAACTCAAATTAGTCCTATTAAGTTAGCAAAGTTAGAGAGTGAAAAAAGACAGCGTGCTGGTCATAAAAAGGATATAAATGATACTAAAAGTGATTGGTAA
- a CDS encoding N-6 DNA methylase, with the protein MTKTKIELFITALGFSLTDGRKEYWKAEINECIIGINLEGEKSNEWKIEYDSEIRTHRQTTCNFSQSENLVVLECVVRLLKKGYSAKNIELEKNWRVGGFLDIYVTNNEGEAYLMIECKTWGKEYNKALKITLENNTNKEQILNYYLQDQNAKYLCLYTSHLITSTNELDYLSSIIHTSDFIKAQNQVEIHEIWDNVFYTKGIFEPSIPAYGINFLGIVNSDLKPIDHSYLSPENNDDGSIFNRFAEILRRHTISDKSNAYNKIFNLFLCKIVDEDNAVDGNYEMEFQWKYNENPVDVIYRLSDLHKRGMKDYMELDVADVSEEDFDRELLRIASQIDGETQEIKNMFKQLRLYKNNEFAFKEVINERTFYENAEIVKEVVKLLETFKIKYEHKQKFLGDFFERLLNIGIKQESGQFFTPTPITTFICNSIPFEKVIENKINLKDNNFLPYVIDYACGSGHFLNDAMDRIDKILQSIKNEEFRTNTQRDNFYAWKRAYKWAKEFVYGIEKDYRLAKTTKVACFLNGDGEAKILYGDGLAPFNSKLYYGKLNNETGDKQNPVFDAIVANPPFSVESFRMVLENGKGTFDLYDQITDKSDDIECLFIERTSQLLKENGFAGIILPSTILLNRGIHQKARKLLLENFKICGLCEFGTKAFTYAGQPTIALFIKKREKVEIDKINVLLSDFKKKETDFSFDGIKNIISQYILLNTQFKNFTDFTEKIKDDKIWIHEKEKIRIFLLNTNNKVVIGNAGDKDRMKLFLGYEHSSMTKYEGVHPYPYNDTGKIFSKMYDEELLLNPEKLNTLIYNNFLNEPITVPDSLKEYVEIKEFNEMLDFSDVTFDYRVYMQSLKNPYLEFNTYPLTSLSDSNICEILDHKRKPVKKSKRGSADYAYYGATGKTGMIDSFLFDEKLVLIGEDGAKWNKGDNTAFIIEGKSWVNNHAHIVKTNNEELTEEYLQLIFANLDLGFLKTRPNGGKLQKGEMMKIQFPLPNVETQLKIHLEVNALNGNDKWNRFEQLLE; encoded by the coding sequence ATGACAAAAACAAAAATTGAATTATTTATTACAGCATTAGGATTTAGTCTGACAGATGGAAGAAAAGAATATTGGAAAGCAGAAATAAATGAGTGCATAATCGGAATTAACCTAGAAGGCGAAAAATCAAATGAATGGAAAATAGAGTATGATTCAGAAATAAGAACACATCGTCAGACTACCTGCAACTTCAGTCAGTCTGAAAATCTTGTTGTTCTAGAATGTGTAGTTCGTTTACTTAAAAAAGGTTACTCAGCAAAAAACATTGAACTCGAAAAAAATTGGCGAGTTGGTGGATTTTTAGATATCTACGTAACGAATAACGAAGGAGAAGCTTATTTGATGATTGAGTGTAAAACTTGGGGAAAAGAATATAACAAAGCCTTAAAAATCACTCTAGAAAACAATACAAATAAAGAACAAATTTTAAATTATTATTTGCAAGACCAAAATGCCAAATATCTCTGCCTTTATACGTCACACTTAATAACTTCAACAAATGAATTAGATTATCTTTCAAGTATAATTCATACATCGGACTTCATAAAGGCTCAAAACCAAGTAGAAATCCATGAAATATGGGATAATGTATTTTACACAAAAGGTATTTTTGAGCCATCAATTCCTGCATACGGTATAAATTTTTTAGGCATAGTAAATAGTGACCTAAAACCTATTGACCATTCTTATCTTTCGCCTGAAAATAACGATGATGGCTCTATTTTCAACCGTTTTGCAGAAATTTTGAGAAGACATACTATTTCAGATAAATCAAATGCTTATAATAAAATTTTCAACTTATTTCTTTGTAAAATAGTAGATGAGGACAACGCAGTTGATGGAAATTACGAAATGGAGTTTCAATGGAAATATAATGAAAATCCAGTTGATGTAATATATCGATTAAGCGACTTGCACAAACGAGGGATGAAGGATTATATGGAATTGGACGTTGCAGACGTCTCGGAAGAAGATTTTGATAGGGAACTTTTAAGAATAGCTTCCCAAATCGACGGTGAAACGCAGGAAATAAAAAATATGTTTAAACAACTTCGTCTTTATAAAAATAATGAGTTTGCATTTAAAGAAGTAATAAACGAACGCACATTTTATGAAAATGCCGAAATAGTAAAAGAAGTTGTCAAACTTTTAGAAACTTTCAAAATTAAATATGAACATAAGCAAAAATTTCTTGGCGATTTTTTTGAAAGACTTCTTAATATCGGTATAAAACAAGAATCTGGTCAATTTTTCACACCAACGCCAATAACAACATTCATTTGTAATTCTATTCCATTTGAGAAAGTTATCGAGAATAAAATTAATCTTAAAGACAATAATTTCCTTCCTTATGTAATCGATTATGCATGTGGCAGTGGTCACTTCCTAAATGATGCTATGGACAGAATTGATAAAATTCTACAATCGATAAAAAACGAAGAATTTAGAACAAATACTCAGAGAGATAATTTTTACGCTTGGAAACGAGCATATAAGTGGGCGAAAGAATTTGTTTATGGTATAGAAAAGGATTATCGTCTTGCCAAAACTACAAAAGTAGCTTGTTTTTTAAACGGAGATGGCGAGGCAAAAATATTGTACGGCGATGGTTTAGCACCTTTTAATTCAAAATTGTATTATGGAAAACTAAACAATGAAACAGGAGATAAACAAAATCCAGTTTTTGATGCAATCGTTGCAAATCCGCCATTTTCAGTTGAAAGTTTTAGAATGGTATTGGAAAATGGAAAAGGAACTTTTGATTTATATGACCAAATTACCGACAAAAGTGATGATATAGAATGTTTGTTTATTGAACGAACTTCTCAATTATTAAAAGAAAATGGTTTTGCTGGTATAATTTTACCAAGCACAATTTTGCTAAATAGAGGTATTCACCAAAAAGCTCGTAAACTACTTTTAGAAAATTTTAAAATTTGTGGTCTTTGTGAATTTGGAACAAAAGCATTTACATATGCAGGTCAGCCAACTATTGCTCTATTTATCAAAAAAAGAGAAAAAGTAGAAATTGATAAAATAAATGTTCTTTTAAGTGACTTCAAAAAGAAAGAAACAGACTTTTCATTTGATGGAATTAAGAATATTATTTCCCAATACATTTTATTAAACACTCAATTTAAAAATTTTACAGATTTTACAGAAAAAATCAAAGACGATAAAATTTGGATACACGAAAAAGAGAAAATTCGTATCTTTCTTTTAAACACAAATAACAAAGTTGTAATTGGAAACGCAGGCGACAAGGATAGAATGAAACTCTTTCTTGGCTATGAACATTCGTCTATGACAAAATATGAAGGTGTTCATCCCTATCCATACAACGACACGGGTAAAATATTTTCAAAAATGTATGATGAAGAATTATTATTAAATCCAGAGAAACTAAATACTTTGATTTATAATAACTTTTTAAATGAGCCGATTACAGTTCCAGATTCATTAAAAGAATATGTAGAGATTAAAGAGTTTAACGAAATGCTCGATTTTTCAGACGTCACTTTCGATTATAGAGTTTATATGCAATCATTAAAAAATCCGTATTTAGAATTCAATACTTATCCTTTGACAAGTTTATCTGACAGTAATATTTGTGAAATTTTAGACCATAAGCGTAAACCTGTAAAAAAATCAAAACGTGGTAGTGCAGATTATGCTTATTATGGAGCGACAGGAAAAACAGGAATGATTGACAGTTTTCTTTTTGATGAAAAGTTGGTTTTAATAGGCGAAGATGGAGCTAAATGGAACAAGGGAGATAATACAGCGTTTATAATCGAAGGTAAATCGTGGGTTAACAATCACGCACATATTGTGAAAACCAATAACGAAGAACTAACTGAAGAATATTTACAGCTAATTTTTGCCAATTTAGATTTAGGATTTTTGAAAACAAGACCAAATGGCGGAAAGTTACAGAAGGGAGAAATGATGAAAATTCAATTTCCACTACCAAACGTTGAAACTCAATTAAAGATACACTTGGAAGTGAATGCTTTGAACGGAAATGATAAATGGAATAGATTTGAACAACTCTTGGAATAA